The Manis javanica isolate MJ-LG chromosome 4, MJ_LKY, whole genome shotgun sequence genome contains a region encoding:
- the LOC108403155 gene encoding somatotropin isoform X2, which produces MRSRLAGCPAPGPAHPSLGSGTSALLALALLCLPWPQEVGAFPPMPLSSLFANAVLRAQHLHQLAADTYKEFERAYIPEGQRYSIQNTQAAFCFSETIPAPTGKDEAQQRSDVELLRFSLLLIQSWLGPVQFLSRVFTNSLVFGTSDRVYEKLKDLEEGIQALMRELEDGSPRAGQILKQTYDKFDTNLRSDDALLKNYGLLSCFKKDLHKAETYLRVMKCRRFVESSCAF; this is translated from the exons ATGCGGAGCAGGCTGGCAGGatgcccagcccctggccctgcccatccCTCTCTAGGCTCTGGGACCTCCGCGCTCCTGGCGCTggccctgctctgcctgcccTGGCCTCAGGAGGTGGGCGCCTTCCCGCCCATGCCCTTGTCCAGCCTGTTTGCCAATGCTGTGCTCCGGGCCCAGCACCTGCACCAACTGGCTGCTGACACCTACAAAGAGTTT GAGCGCGCCTACATCCCGGAAGGACAGAGATACTCCATCCAGAACACACAGGCCGCCTTCTGCTTCTCGGAGACCATCCCGGCGCCCACGGGCAAGGACGAGGCCCAGCAGAGATCC GACGTGGAGCTGCTGCGCTTCTCGCTGCTGCTCATCCAGTCGTGGCTCGGGCCCGTGCAGTTCCTCAGCCGGGTCTTCACCAACAGCCTGGTGTTCGGCACCTCGGACCGCGTCTACGAGAAGCTGAAGGACCTAGAGGAGGGCATCCAGGCCCTGATGCGG GAGCTGGAAGATGGCAGCCCCCGGGCTGGGCAGATTCTCAAGCAGACCTATGACAAGTTTGACACCAACTTGCGCAGTGACGACGCGCTGCTCAAGAACTACGGGCTGCTCTCCTGCTTCAAGAAGGACCTGCACAAGGCCGAGACATACCTGCGGGTCATGAAATGTCGCCGCTTTGTGGAAAGCAGCTGTGCCTTCTAG
- the LOC108403155 gene encoding somatotropin isoform X1, translated as MRSRLAGCPAPGPAHPSLGSGTSALLALALLCLPWPQEVGAFPPMPLSSLFANAVLRAQHLHQLAADTYKEFERAYIPEGQRYSIQNTQAAFCFSETIPAPTGKDEAQQRSVSARRGPARTAASLSLRSPPPLAGAGWRGLPQRWRGWRAGGSAAGTCGQRPGALPTALALPQDVELLRFSLLLIQSWLGPVQFLSRVFTNSLVFGTSDRVYEKLKDLEEGIQALMRELEDGSPRAGQILKQTYDKFDTNLRSDDALLKNYGLLSCFKKDLHKAETYLRVMKCRRFVESSCAF; from the exons ATGCGGAGCAGGCTGGCAGGatgcccagcccctggccctgcccatccCTCTCTAGGCTCTGGGACCTCCGCGCTCCTGGCGCTggccctgctctgcctgcccTGGCCTCAGGAGGTGGGCGCCTTCCCGCCCATGCCCTTGTCCAGCCTGTTTGCCAATGCTGTGCTCCGGGCCCAGCACCTGCACCAACTGGCTGCTGACACCTACAAAGAGTTT GAGCGCGCCTACATCCCGGAAGGACAGAGATACTCCATCCAGAACACACAGGCCGCCTTCTGCTTCTCGGAGACCATCCCGGCGCCCACGGGCAAGGACGAGGCCCAGCAGAGATCCGTGAGTGCCCGCCGCGGCCCGGCAAGGACAGCAGCCTCCCTCTCTCTAAGATCGCCCCCTCCCTTGGCAGGAGCCGGGTGGCGCGGCCTGCCCCAGAGGTGGCGGGGCTGGCGGGCCGGCGGTTCGGCGGCAGGGACCTGCGGGCAGAGGCCCGGCGCCTTGCCCACTGCCCTCGCCCTCCCGCAGGACGTGGAGCTGCTGCGCTTCTCGCTGCTGCTCATCCAGTCGTGGCTCGGGCCCGTGCAGTTCCTCAGCCGGGTCTTCACCAACAGCCTGGTGTTCGGCACCTCGGACCGCGTCTACGAGAAGCTGAAGGACCTAGAGGAGGGCATCCAGGCCCTGATGCGG GAGCTGGAAGATGGCAGCCCCCGGGCTGGGCAGATTCTCAAGCAGACCTATGACAAGTTTGACACCAACTTGCGCAGTGACGACGCGCTGCTCAAGAACTACGGGCTGCTCTCCTGCTTCAAGAAGGACCTGCACAAGGCCGAGACATACCTGCGGGTCATGAAATGTCGCCGCTTTGTGGAAAGCAGCTGTGCCTTCTAG
- the CD79B gene encoding B-cell antigen receptor complex-associated protein beta chain isoform X1 yields the protein MAGLALSPMPSSWLVVVLLLLSADEMVPAAKSENVDLKGSACSRIWQNPRFVAKKRGSMVEIKCYTDDLGNVSWLRKQETDLEPKPLLKEDRIQRTQNGSVATLIIRGIQFQDNGIYFCLQNCLKGSPTQGCGTELRVMGFSTLEQLKRRNTLKDGIIMIQTLLITLFIIVPIFLLLDKDDSKAGMEEDHTYEGLDIDQTATYEDIVTLRTGEVKWSVGEHPGQE from the exons ATGGCCGGGCTGGCGCTGTCGCCCATGCCCAGCAGCTGGCTGGTGGTGGTACTGCTGCTGCTTTCAG caGACGAGATGGTGCCAGCAGCCAAATCAGAGAACGTGGACCTCAAAG GAAGCGCTTGTTCCCGAATCTGGCAGAACCCTCGTTTCGTGGCCAAGAAACGGGGCTCCATGGTGGAAATAAAGTGCTACACGGATGACCTCGGCAACGTGAGCTGGCTCCGGAAGCAGGAGACGGACTTGGAGCCCAAGCCACTGCTGAAAGAGGACCGCATCCAACGGACTCAGAACGGCTCTGTCGCTACCCTCATCATCCGAGGCATCCAGTTTCAGGACAATGGCATCTACTTCTGCCTGCAGAACTGCTTGAAGGGGTCGCCCACCCAGGGCTGTGGCACCGAGCTGCGAGTCATGG gaTTCAGCACCTTGGAGCAACTGAAGCGACGGAACACACTGAAAGATGGCATCATCATGATCCAGACACTGCTCATCACCCTCTTCATCATCGTCCCCATCTTCCTGCTGCTGGACAAG GATGACAGCAAAGCTGGGATGGAGGAAGATCACACCTATGAG GGCCTGGATATTGACCAGACGGCCACCTATGAGGACATAGTGACTCTGCGGACAGGGGAGGTGAAGTGGTCGGTGGGTGAGCACCCAGGCCAGGAGTGA
- the CD79B gene encoding B-cell antigen receptor complex-associated protein beta chain isoform X2 translates to MAGLALSPMPSSWLVVVLLLLSDEMVPAAKSENVDLKGSACSRIWQNPRFVAKKRGSMVEIKCYTDDLGNVSWLRKQETDLEPKPLLKEDRIQRTQNGSVATLIIRGIQFQDNGIYFCLQNCLKGSPTQGCGTELRVMGFSTLEQLKRRNTLKDGIIMIQTLLITLFIIVPIFLLLDKDDSKAGMEEDHTYEGLDIDQTATYEDIVTLRTGEVKWSVGEHPGQE, encoded by the exons ATGGCCGGGCTGGCGCTGTCGCCCATGCCCAGCAGCTGGCTGGTGGTGGTACTGCTGCTGCTTTCAG ACGAGATGGTGCCAGCAGCCAAATCAGAGAACGTGGACCTCAAAG GAAGCGCTTGTTCCCGAATCTGGCAGAACCCTCGTTTCGTGGCCAAGAAACGGGGCTCCATGGTGGAAATAAAGTGCTACACGGATGACCTCGGCAACGTGAGCTGGCTCCGGAAGCAGGAGACGGACTTGGAGCCCAAGCCACTGCTGAAAGAGGACCGCATCCAACGGACTCAGAACGGCTCTGTCGCTACCCTCATCATCCGAGGCATCCAGTTTCAGGACAATGGCATCTACTTCTGCCTGCAGAACTGCTTGAAGGGGTCGCCCACCCAGGGCTGTGGCACCGAGCTGCGAGTCATGG gaTTCAGCACCTTGGAGCAACTGAAGCGACGGAACACACTGAAAGATGGCATCATCATGATCCAGACACTGCTCATCACCCTCTTCATCATCGTCCCCATCTTCCTGCTGCTGGACAAG GATGACAGCAAAGCTGGGATGGAGGAAGATCACACCTATGAG GGCCTGGATATTGACCAGACGGCCACCTATGAGGACATAGTGACTCTGCGGACAGGGGAGGTGAAGTGGTCGGTGGGTGAGCACCCAGGCCAGGAGTGA